A region of Argentina anserina chromosome 5, drPotAnse1.1, whole genome shotgun sequence DNA encodes the following proteins:
- the LOC126795419 gene encoding uncharacterized protein LOC126795419 yields the protein MASTSKFFLLIALLAMTMPLIASSGRLMNYPRIGSNPRSLASRLNVDEESTNCWDSLLQIHACSGEVMLFFFNGEAYLGHSCCEAIRTIEHQCWPALLGTLGFTSKGLYIWGETVIGNALPSPTFTFTFTSGKHHNASVKLTRDRGKKKDGGRRRRTTSPTASGELRSTIHVSRHHTRSYGRGRLRRLTTPSESDRALQVVERDSLAIAGSFTSLFSSLRSAISEVTGNSVDHMRCFSDAAGGLQESVLDAATKGNRYMNSCLRLNEEMKGVDNLALQLKILRRNVDALDSRVNRLLRLP from the exons ATGGCTTCCACGTCCAAGTTCTTCCTTCTCATAGCTCTTTTGGCCATGACCATGCCACTGATCGCCAGTTCTGGTCGTTTGATGAACTACCCACGAATTGGCTCGAACCCCCGGAGCCTTGCAAGCAGGTTGAATGTGGATGAAGAATCAACAAACTGTTGGGACTCTTTGCTCCAAATCCATGCATGCAGTGGTGAAGTTATGTTGTTTTTCTTCAATGGTGAGGCTTACTTGGGGCATAGCTGCTGTGAAGCCATTCGGACGATTGAGCATCAGTGTTGGCCTGCCTTGCTTGGCACGCTAGGGTTTACCAG CAAAGGCTTGTATATCTGGGGTGAAACTGTGATAGGCAACGCTTTACCCTCCCCAACTTTTACGTTTACTTTTACTTCAGGTAAACATCATAATGCCAGTGTAAAATtgact AGGGACCGCGGGAAGAAAAAAGATGGAGGAAGACGGAGGAGAACAACCTCACCAACCGCATCCGGCGAGCTCCGATCCACCATCCACGTGTCCAGACACCACACTCGATCCTACGGACGAGGACGCCTCCGACGACTCACAACCCCATCTGAATCAGACCGAGCTCTCCAAGTCGTCGAGAGGGACTCCCTCGCCATCGCCGGTAGCTTCAcctccctcttctcctccCTCCGCTCCGCCATCTCCGAG GTTACTGGCAACTCGGTGGATCACATGCGCTGCTTTAGCGACGCCGCCGGCGGGCTTCAAGAATCCG TGCTTGATGCCGCTACGAAGGGGAATCGTTACATGAATTCATGTCTCAG ATTAAATGAAGAAATGAAGGGCGTTGATAATCTAGCTTTGCAGCT AAAAATCTTGAGAAGAAATGTCGATGCTCTGGACTCCAGAGTGAACAGGCTCCTCCGCCTTCCTTGA
- the LOC126796005 gene encoding tyrosine--tRNA ligase 1, cytoplasmic isoform X1 has translation MHIAQGVLKAINVNKMIASGCRVKIWIADWFAQLNNKMGGDLEKIEIVGKYFIEIWRSIGMDLDSGKVEFLWSSKEINARSHEYWPRVTDIVTKNKLPRIVRCSQIMGRTDQDELTSAQIFYPIMQCADIFFLQADICQLGMDQRKVNVLAREYCDDIKKKNKPIILSHHMLPGLQQGQEKMSKSNRSSSIFMEDEEVEVNTKIENAYCPPEKVEGNPCLEYVQYLILPWFHEFTVECSEKNGGNMTFTDFKDLSAAYAKGEVCPGDLKPSLAKALNKILEPVRSHFKNNEAAKQILQSVKMAIKAPEQLVADEVKEMSIADEVKSVPVVDSQLASCSSQSILLSLDERYKLLRGIAEECIQDDELKNLLANKAEPICYDGFEPSGRMHIAQGILKAINVNKMTTSGCRVKIWIADWFAQLNNKMGGDLKKIETVGKYFIEIWRSVGMNLNSGKVEFLWSAKEINARSHEYWPCVMDIAMKNKLPRIIRCSEIMGRTDQEELAAQIFYPCMQCADIFLLEADICQMGMDQREVNILAREYCDDIKKKNKPIILSHHMLPGLQQGQEKMSTSDPSSSIFMDDEEAIVNTKIKKAYCPPKEVEGNPCLEYLKYLIFPWFHEFTVERSEKNGGNKNFTDFEDLSVAYAKGDVHPGDLKPSLAKALNQILEPVRSHFKNDKAAKQLLQSVKNYKVTR, from the exons ATGCACATTGCTCAG GGAGTTTTGAAGGCAATTAATGTGAACAAGATGATTGCCAGTGGCTGCAGGGTGAAGATTTGGATTGCCGATTGGTTTGCGCAGCTGAACAATAAGATGGGGGGCGATTTGGAGAAGATTGAGATTGTCGGGAAGTATTTTATTGAGATATGGAGGTCTATTGGGATGGATTTGGACAGTGGGAAGGTTGAGTTCTTGTGGTCTTCAAAGGAGATCAATGCCAGGTCACATGAGTACTGGCCGCGCGTGACGGACATTGTCACAAAGAACAAGCTTCCAAGAATTGTTAG GTGCAGTCAAATTATGGGTCGAACGGATCAAGATGAGTTAACCTCTGCCCAGATCTTCTACCCGATTATGCAATGTGCTGATATTTTCTTCCTGCAG GCTGACATCTGTCAACTGGGAATGGATCAACGCAAAGTGAATGTGCTCGCAAGAGAGTACTGTGATGACatcaagaagaaaaacaagccTATTATCTTGTCACACC ATATGTTACCTGGTTTACAGCAAGGGCAAGAGAAAATGTCAAAAAGTAATAGGTCCTCATCAATATTTATGGAAGATGAAGAGGTGG AAGTGAATACCAAGATTGAGAACGCTTACTGCCCTCCAGAAAAGGTTGAAGGAAATCCCTGTTTGGAATACGTACAGTACCTTATTTTACCTTGGTTTCATGAATTTACTGTAGAGTGCAGCGAGAAGAACGGTGGGAATAT GACTTTCACAGATTTTAAAGACTTGAGTGCTGCTTATGCTAAAGGTGAGGTGTGTCCTGGCGACCTCAAACCATCTTTAGCAAAAGCATTGAATAAGATACTGGAG CCTGTACGATCccatttcaagaacaatgAAGCTGCCAAACAGATATTACAAAGTGTAAAG ATGGCTATCAAAGCACCAGAGCAACTCGTTGCCGATGAAGTCAAAGAGATGTCAATCGCCGATGAAGTCAAATCAGTGCCGGTCGTTGACTCTCAGCTAGCAAGCTGTTCCTCTCAATCTATTCT ATTGAGCTTGGATGAGAGGTACAAGCTTCTCAGAGGCATCGCGGAGGAGTGTATCCAAGATGATGAGCTAAAGAACTTGCTGGCGAACAAGGCCGAGCCGATCTGCTATGATGGCTTTGAACCCTCCGGAAGGATGCATATTGCTCAG GGAATTTTGAAGGCAATTAATGTGAACAAGATGACTACCAGTGGCTGCAGAGTGAAGATTTGGATTGCCGACTGGTTTGCGCAGCTAAACAATAAGATGGGGGGTGATTTGAAGAAGATTGAGACTGTGGGGAAGTACTTCATTGAGATTTGGAGGTCGGTGGGGATGAATCTGAACAGTGGGAAGGTTGAGTTTTTGTGGTCTGCGAAGGAGATCAACGCCAGGTCACATGAGTACTGGCCGTGTGTGATGGATATTGCCATGAAGAACAAACTTCCGAGGATAATTAG GTGTAGTGAAATTATGGGTCGAACTGATCAAGAGGAGTTAGCCGCCCAGATTTTCTACCCGTGTATGCAATGTGCAGATATTTTCTTACTGGAG GCTGACATCTGTCAAATGGGAATGGATCAACGTGAAGTGAATATACTCGCACGAGAGTACTGTGATgacataaagaaaaaaaacaagccTATTATCTTGTCACACC ATATGCTTCCTGGTTTACAGCAAGGGCAGGAGAAAATGTCAACAAGTGATCCGTCGTCATCGATATTTATGGACGATGAAGAG GCGATAGTGAATACCAAGATTAAGAAAGCTTACTGCCCTCCAAAAGAGGTTGAAGGAAATCCCTGTTTGGAATACTTAAAGTACCTTATTTTCCCTTGGTTTCATGAGTTCACTGTAGAGCGCAGCGAGAAGAACGGTGGAAATAA GAATTTCACAGATTTTGAAGACTTGAGTGTTGCTTATGCAAAAGGTGATGTGCATCCTGGCGACCTCAAACCATCTTTGGCAAAAGCATTGAATCAGATACTGGAG CCTGTACGATCTCATTTCAAAAATGACAAAGCGGCCAAACAGCTATTACAAAGTGTAAAG AATTATAAAGTCACCAGATGA
- the LOC126796005 gene encoding tyrosine--tRNA ligase 1, cytoplasmic isoform X2, translating into MHIAQGVLKAINVNKMIASGCRVKIWIADWFAQLNNKMGGDLEKIEIVGKYFIEIWRSIGMDLDSGKVEFLWSSKEINARSHEYWPRVTDIVTKNKLPRIVRCSQIMGRTDQDELTSAQIFYPIMQCADIFFLQADICQLGMDQRKVNVLAREYCDDIKKKNKPIILSHHMLPGLQQGQEKMSKSNRSSSIFMEDEEAEVNTKIENAYCPPEKVEGNPCLEYVQYLILPWFHEFTVECSEKNGGNMTFTDFKDLSAAYAKGEVCPGDLKPSLAKALNKILEPVRSHFKNNEAAKQILQSVKMAIKAPEQLVADEVKEMSIADEVKSVPVVDSQLASCSSQSILLSLDERYKLLRGIAEECIQDDELKNLLANKAEPICYDGFEPSGRMHIAQGILKAINVNKMTTSGCRVKIWIADWFAQLNNKMGGDLKKIETVGKYFIEIWRSVGMNLNSGKVEFLWSAKEINARSHEYWPCVMDIAMKNKLPRIIRCSEIMGRTDQEELAAQIFYPCMQCADIFLLEADICQMGMDQREVNILAREYCDDIKKKNKPIILSHHMLPGLQQGQEKMSTSDPSSSIFMDDEEAIVNTKIKKAYCPPKEVEGNPCLEYLKYLIFPWFHEFTVERSEKNGGNKNFTDFEDLSVAYAKGDVHPGDLKPSLAKALNQILEPVRSHFKNDKAAKQLLQSVKNYKVTR; encoded by the exons ATGCACATTGCTCAG GGAGTTTTGAAGGCAATTAATGTGAACAAGATGATTGCCAGTGGCTGCAGGGTGAAGATTTGGATTGCCGATTGGTTTGCGCAGCTGAACAATAAGATGGGGGGCGATTTGGAGAAGATTGAGATTGTCGGGAAGTATTTTATTGAGATATGGAGGTCTATTGGGATGGATTTGGACAGTGGGAAGGTTGAGTTCTTGTGGTCTTCAAAGGAGATCAATGCCAGGTCACATGAGTACTGGCCGCGCGTGACGGACATTGTCACAAAGAACAAGCTTCCAAGAATTGTTAG GTGCAGTCAAATTATGGGTCGAACGGATCAAGATGAGTTAACCTCTGCCCAGATCTTCTACCCGATTATGCAATGTGCTGATATTTTCTTCCTGCAG GCTGACATCTGTCAACTGGGAATGGATCAACGCAAAGTGAATGTGCTCGCAAGAGAGTACTGTGATGACatcaagaagaaaaacaagccTATTATCTTGTCACACC ATATGTTACCTGGTTTACAGCAAGGGCAAGAGAAAATGTCAAAAAGTAATAGGTCCTCATCAATATTTATGGAAGATGAAGAG GCAGAAGTGAATACCAAGATTGAGAACGCTTACTGCCCTCCAGAAAAGGTTGAAGGAAATCCCTGTTTGGAATACGTACAGTACCTTATTTTACCTTGGTTTCATGAATTTACTGTAGAGTGCAGCGAGAAGAACGGTGGGAATAT GACTTTCACAGATTTTAAAGACTTGAGTGCTGCTTATGCTAAAGGTGAGGTGTGTCCTGGCGACCTCAAACCATCTTTAGCAAAAGCATTGAATAAGATACTGGAG CCTGTACGATCccatttcaagaacaatgAAGCTGCCAAACAGATATTACAAAGTGTAAAG ATGGCTATCAAAGCACCAGAGCAACTCGTTGCCGATGAAGTCAAAGAGATGTCAATCGCCGATGAAGTCAAATCAGTGCCGGTCGTTGACTCTCAGCTAGCAAGCTGTTCCTCTCAATCTATTCT ATTGAGCTTGGATGAGAGGTACAAGCTTCTCAGAGGCATCGCGGAGGAGTGTATCCAAGATGATGAGCTAAAGAACTTGCTGGCGAACAAGGCCGAGCCGATCTGCTATGATGGCTTTGAACCCTCCGGAAGGATGCATATTGCTCAG GGAATTTTGAAGGCAATTAATGTGAACAAGATGACTACCAGTGGCTGCAGAGTGAAGATTTGGATTGCCGACTGGTTTGCGCAGCTAAACAATAAGATGGGGGGTGATTTGAAGAAGATTGAGACTGTGGGGAAGTACTTCATTGAGATTTGGAGGTCGGTGGGGATGAATCTGAACAGTGGGAAGGTTGAGTTTTTGTGGTCTGCGAAGGAGATCAACGCCAGGTCACATGAGTACTGGCCGTGTGTGATGGATATTGCCATGAAGAACAAACTTCCGAGGATAATTAG GTGTAGTGAAATTATGGGTCGAACTGATCAAGAGGAGTTAGCCGCCCAGATTTTCTACCCGTGTATGCAATGTGCAGATATTTTCTTACTGGAG GCTGACATCTGTCAAATGGGAATGGATCAACGTGAAGTGAATATACTCGCACGAGAGTACTGTGATgacataaagaaaaaaaacaagccTATTATCTTGTCACACC ATATGCTTCCTGGTTTACAGCAAGGGCAGGAGAAAATGTCAACAAGTGATCCGTCGTCATCGATATTTATGGACGATGAAGAG GCGATAGTGAATACCAAGATTAAGAAAGCTTACTGCCCTCCAAAAGAGGTTGAAGGAAATCCCTGTTTGGAATACTTAAAGTACCTTATTTTCCCTTGGTTTCATGAGTTCACTGTAGAGCGCAGCGAGAAGAACGGTGGAAATAA GAATTTCACAGATTTTGAAGACTTGAGTGTTGCTTATGCAAAAGGTGATGTGCATCCTGGCGACCTCAAACCATCTTTGGCAAAAGCATTGAATCAGATACTGGAG CCTGTACGATCTCATTTCAAAAATGACAAAGCGGCCAAACAGCTATTACAAAGTGTAAAG AATTATAAAGTCACCAGATGA
- the LOC126795998 gene encoding kinesin-like protein KIN-14J has protein sequence MSIQSESHKNGNGGSKLQTDENGWSESQKDKNGRCEISNGTSKIDAKLVESSGSTIDGNEMLALVEWLNYTVPYLRLPKDASEEEIRGCLIDGTVLCRILNKLCPGSVEMGGSSEPGFANVKRFLVAVEELGFPPFELLDLEQGSLVPVMRCLSALKASFDFGFWGENTKNETKKGGELLEIEYLRKIDRNQSFSRYGQQPNQNREGTKGSLDDSTSEVTIPPAILEQLKQGTNVDLIDIKILESIKTTSLDNASTRSLFTVGNKILEDSAERNSGDVPQHLAYLLRKVMQVIEQRFANQAVNLRIQNNMYKSREEKYQMKMKVLETLASGTSEEIQVVLKQLKQIKIEQFNIEEKQKIEEQDVLRLREEKDQMGLEISTLKQELQTAKSTYESQCLQLEENAKEGKLDLERKLKELESMLAGLKKNEKELEAAFESVSGKWKQKEGSYQSFVNYQDGALKELSAALESTRREIMSAKQSYSGEFNCMGLKLRGLADAADKYHVVLAENRKLYNEVQDLKGNIRVYCRIRPFLPGQSQKQSTIEYIGENGDLVIANPSKQRKDSRKLFKFNKVFGPAATQEEVFVDTRPLIRSVLDGYSVCIFAYGQTGSGKTYTMSGPSISSTEEWGVNYRALNDLFQISQTRKSSVEYEVGVQMVEIYNEQVLDLLSSDSSRRRLGIWNSTQPNGLAVPDASMHLVNSTADVLELMNIGLANRAVGATALNERSSRSHSVLTVHVCGVDLKTDTAIRGNLHLVDLAGSERVDRSEATGDRLREAQHINKSLSALGDVIFALAQKNPHVPYRNSKLTQVLQSSLGGQAKTLMFVQLNPDAQSFSETISTLKFAERVSGVELGAAKSNKEGRYVRELMEQVASLKETVAKKDEEIDRLLKANSNGVHRGMSVLRSASSSPRRYSVGSPRHSIGSPRQRKASSLVDKVAPYRDSFSEAADDNHSEVGFQLSMDDFRHQKQDSQRSKLAGHASQSFNEDFELLGFGDEDAGERLSDISDGGLSMGTETDGSMSSSAVEFTLFPEFTKPVESTTITPPEAKKTQAQNALVEKTPSHPSVRFAPTSKLPKPTPKLMETKGTRPSLVKSSSKVMPSPRKAIAGSSTSSLKSGKRWH, from the exons ATGAGTATCCAGTCAGAATCAcacaaaaatggaaatgggGGGTCAAAGCTGCAAACTGATGAAAATGGATGGTCAGAATCACAGAAAGATAAAAACGGGAGATGTGAAATCTCAAATGGGACATCTAAAATAGATGCTAAACTAGTGGAAAGCTCCGGTAGCACAATTGATG GTAACGAGATGTTAGCTCTGGTGGAATGGTTAAATTACACCGTTCCTTATTTAAGATTGCCGAAGGATGCTTCTGAGGAGGAAATCAGAGGCTGCTTGATTGATGGCACTGTCTTATGTCGAATCTTAAATAAGCTGTGTCCTGGTTCAGTTGAAATG GGCGGGAGTTCAGAGCCTGGTTTTGCAAATGTCAAAAGGTTTCTGGTGGCTGTGGAGGAGTTGGGATTCCCTCCTTTTGAGCTTTTGGACCTGGAGCAG GGATCTTTGGTGCCAGTTATGCGGTGCCTTAGTGCACTTAAGGCTTCATTCGATTTTGGTTTCTGGGGAGAGAACaccaaaaatgaaacaaagaaaGGAGGGGAGTTGTTGGAGATAGAATATTTAAGGAAAATTGATCGTAATCAATCATTCTCAAGATACGGACAACAGCCTAATCAAAATAGAGAAGGGACAAAAGGAAGTTTAGATGACTCAACTTCTGAAGTGACAA TTCCACCAGCCATTCTAGAACAATTGAAGCAGGGGACAAATGTCGATCTCATTGATATCAAGATTTTGGAATCAATCAAAACAACCAGTTTAGAT AATGCATCTACTCGATCACTTTTCACTGTTGGGAACAAGATTCTGGAGGACAGTGCTGAGAGAAATAGTGGGGATGTACCTCAA CATCTGGCGTATCTTCTGAGAAAAGTCATGCAAGTGATTGAACAACGATTTGCAAATCAAGCAGTGAACTTGAGAAtc CAAAACAATATGTATAAGTCCCGCGAGGAGAAGTAtcagatgaagatgaaagtACTTGAAACTCTTGCATCAGGGAccagtgaagaaattcag GTTGTTCTGAAACAGCTTAAGCAGATAAAG ATCGAGCAGTTTAATATAGAGGAGAAGCAAAAAATAGAGGAGCAGGATGTACTGAGATTAAGGGAAGAGAAGGATCAGATGGGTTTGGAGATTTCCACATTGAAACAAGAACTGCAAACAGCTAAAAGCACATATGAAAGCCAGTGCCTGCAGTTAGAGGAAAATGCAAAAGAAGGAAAGCTTGACCTGGAAAGGAAGTTGAAAGAACTTGAGTCCATGCTAGCAGGTTTAAAGAAGAATGAGAAAGAACTAGAGGCAGCTTTTGAATCTGTATCAGGGAAATGGAAACAGAAAGAAGGATCTTACCAAAGTTTTGTTAATTATCAAGATGGAGCTCTGAAG GAACTAAGTGCTGCTTTGGAGTCTACAAGACGTGAAATAATGAGTGCAAAACAAAGTTACTCTGGAGAATTCAATTGCATGG GATTGAAGCTCAGAGGATTAGCAGATGCAGCTGATAAGTACCATGTAGTTCTGGCTGAGAATCGAAAGCTGTACAATGAGGTGCAGGATTTGAAAG GTAATATCAGAGTGTACTGTCGAATAAGGCCATTCCTTCCTGGGCAAAGCCAGAAGCAGAGCACCATAGAGTATATTGGTGAAAATGGTGATTTGGTGATTGCAAATCCGTCTAAACAGAGAAAAGACAGCCGCAAgctatttaaatttaataaagtTTTTGGTCCTGCTGCTACACAAG AGGAGGTATTTGTAGACACCCGACCATTGATTCGTTCTGTCCTTGATGGATACAGTGTTTGTATATTTGCTTATGGTCAGACTGGTTCAGGAAAGACCTATACAATG AGTGGGCCCAGTATATCATCAACAGAGGAATGGGGTGTCAACTATCGAGCCCTAAATGACCTTTTCCAAATATCTCAGACCAGGAAAAGCTCCGTAGAATATGAAGTTGGTGTTCAAATGGTTGAGATATACAATGAACAAGTTCTTGATCTACTATCAAGTGATAGTTCTCGAAGAAG ACTTGGGATCTGGAATTCTACCCAACCAAATGGGTTAGCTGTCCCTGATGCAAGCATGCATCTTGTTAACTCAACTGCGGATGTCCTAGAGTTGATGAATATTGGCTTGGCAAATAGGGCAGTCGGTGCTACCGCCTTAAACGAAAGAAGTAGCAGATCTCACAG TGTTTTGACTGTTCATGTTTGTGGTGTGGACTTGAAGACTGACACTGCTATCCGCGGTAACCTACATCTAGTTGATCTTGCTGGCAGTGAACGAGTGGATCGCTCTGAAGCTACCGGAGATAGGCTCAGGGAGGCACAACACATAAATAAATCATTGTCAGCCCTTGGAGATGTTATTTTTGCTCTTGCACAAAAGAATCCACATGTGCCATATAGAAACAGCAAATTAACACAAGTGCTCCAGAGTTCTTTAG GGGGTCAAGCAAAGACGCTTATGTTTGTACAGCTTAATCCTGATGCTCAATCATTCTCTGAAACTATAAGTACACTGAAGTTTGCAGAGAGGGTTTCTGGTGTCGAATTAGGTGCAGCAAAAAGCAATAAAGAAGGAAGATATGTTAGAGAGCTTATGGAACAG GTGGCATCGCTCAAAGAGACAGTTGCCAAGAAAGATGAGGAGATTGATAGATTGCTGAAGGCCAATAGTAATGGGGTACACCGTGGCATGAGTGTACTAAGATCTGCATCTTCCTCTCCaagaagatactcagttgggaGTCCTCGACATTCAATTGGTAGTCCTCGACAGAGAAAAGCCTCAAGCTTAGTTGATAAAGTGGCTCCTTATAGGGACAGTTTCTCAGAGGCAGCGGATGATAATCACTCAGAAGTTGGTTTTCAGCTGTCAATGGATGACTTTAGACATCAGAAGCAAGACTCACAAAGATCAAAGCTTGCAGGCCATGCAAGTCAAAGTTTTAATGAAGACTTTGAGCTTTTGGGCTTTGGTGATGAAGACGCTGGGGAGAGATTGAGTGACATATCTGATGGTGGTCTTTCAATGGGAACAGAAACTGATGGTTCAATGTCTAGTTCTGCCGTGGAGTTTACCCTTTTTCCTGAATTTACCAAACCAGTGGAAAGCACAACTATTACACCTCCAGAAGCCAAGAAAACTCAAGCTCAGAATGCTCTAGTGGAGAAGACACCATCCCATCCGAGTGTAAG GTTTGCACCAACATCTAAACTTCCAAAGCCAACACCCAAGTTAATGGAAACAAAAGGCACTCGTCCATCATTGGTTAAAAGCTCGTCAAAGGTTATGCCAA GTCCTAGGAAAGCCATTGCTGGAAGCAGCACCTCGTCGTTGAAGTCTGGCAAACGATGGCATTAG
- the LOC126796021 gene encoding probable S-adenosylmethionine carrier 2, chloroplastic isoform X2, with amino-acid sequence MSLLQPPHVLIFMRIIIDSLISCGKGLIECPKIDDHDLLDNKNNQPEQFVIQDGCKVQPCASAHDKPQIALAKQEHAFAGALSGIFVSICLHPVDTIKTVIQSCRAKQKSIWYIGKSIVSDRGLTGLYRGIATNVASSAPISAVYTFTYESMKGALLPLFPMEYYSVAHCVSSGCASIATSFIFTPSECIKQQMQVGSWYHNCWNALVGIIQKGGLTSLYSGWGAVLCRNVRHSIVKFYTYELEEIIAIFRRF; translated from the exons ATGTCATTACTTCAACCGCCCCATGTACTAATCTTCATGCGGATTATCATAGACTCGTTAATTTCATGTGGTAAAGGATTGATAGAATGTCctaaaatagatgatcatgaccTACTTGACAACAAAAATAATCAGCCAGAACAATTTGTTATCCAGGATGGATGCAAGGTGCAGCCCTGTGCATCAGCACATGATAAGCCTCAGATTGCTCTTGCCAAACAAGAGCATGCCTTTGCAGGTGCATTGTCTGGAATTTTCGTTAGCATTTGTCTTCATCCGGTGGATACAATCAAGACAGTAATTCAATCTTGCCGGGCCAAGCAAAAATCTATATGGTACATTGGAAAATCAATTGTGTCTGATAGAG GCTTAACTGGACTCTATCGTGGTATTGCTACCAATGTTGCGTCTTCAGCTCCAATTTCTGCAGTTTATACTTTCACATATGAATCAATGAAAGGAGCTTTGCTTCCTTTATTTCCAATG GAGTACTATTCTGTTGCCCATTGTGTATCAAGTGGCTGTGCAAGCATTGCTACTTCCTTTATCTTTACTCCAAGTGAATGTATAAAGCAGCAGATGCAAGTTGGTTCATGGTATCACAATTGCTG GAATGCTCTGGTTGGCATCATCCAGAAGGGCGGTTTAACTTCATTATATTCTGGATGGGGAGCTGTACTTTGCAGGAACGTTCGACACTCAATTGTTAAG ttcTACACATATGAGCTTGAAGAAATTATTGCTATCTTCAGAAGATTCTAG
- the LOC126796021 gene encoding probable S-adenosylmethionine carrier 2, chloroplastic isoform X1, which translates to MSLLQPPHVLIFMRIIIDSLISCGKGLIECPKIDDHDLLDNKNNQPEQFVIQDGCKVQPCASAHDKPQIALAKQEHAFAGALSGIFVSICLHPVDTIKTVIQSCRAKQKSIWYIGKSIVSDRGLTGLYRGIATNVASSAPISAVYTFTYESMKGALLPLFPMEYYSVAHCVSSGCASIATSFIFTPSECIKQQMQVGSWYHNCWNALVGIIQKGGLTSLYSGWGAVLCRNVRHSIVKVSYFYLLRKGLNCKRYWEERERTWVRIYSHEL; encoded by the exons ATGTCATTACTTCAACCGCCCCATGTACTAATCTTCATGCGGATTATCATAGACTCGTTAATTTCATGTGGTAAAGGATTGATAGAATGTCctaaaatagatgatcatgaccTACTTGACAACAAAAATAATCAGCCAGAACAATTTGTTATCCAGGATGGATGCAAGGTGCAGCCCTGTGCATCAGCACATGATAAGCCTCAGATTGCTCTTGCCAAACAAGAGCATGCCTTTGCAGGTGCATTGTCTGGAATTTTCGTTAGCATTTGTCTTCATCCGGTGGATACAATCAAGACAGTAATTCAATCTTGCCGGGCCAAGCAAAAATCTATATGGTACATTGGAAAATCAATTGTGTCTGATAGAG GCTTAACTGGACTCTATCGTGGTATTGCTACCAATGTTGCGTCTTCAGCTCCAATTTCTGCAGTTTATACTTTCACATATGAATCAATGAAAGGAGCTTTGCTTCCTTTATTTCCAATG GAGTACTATTCTGTTGCCCATTGTGTATCAAGTGGCTGTGCAAGCATTGCTACTTCCTTTATCTTTACTCCAAGTGAATGTATAAAGCAGCAGATGCAAGTTGGTTCATGGTATCACAATTGCTG GAATGCTCTGGTTGGCATCATCCAGAAGGGCGGTTTAACTTCATTATATTCTGGATGGGGAGCTGTACTTTGCAGGAACGTTCGACACTCAATTGTTAAGGTTAGTTATTTCTACTTACTGAGAAAGGGATTGAACTGTAAAAGGTACTgggaagagagggagagaacaTGGGTCAGAATATACTCTCATGAGTTATGA